A single Argentina anserina chromosome 7, drPotAnse1.1, whole genome shotgun sequence DNA region contains:
- the LOC126803106 gene encoding uncharacterized protein LOC126803106 has product MESNVPISWTNEKHVQFLNTMEASFVCSMFESKGRLARYRLNRFVPDTSDSTLDRIKTPRTTKKSGPVRGMDGGAVRRTRRLRSQPFISSHLDQVVPEFEISIVGDMVPVLREIFDNKNEKVAAEPNLSNQNVSVLS; this is encoded by the exons ATGGAGTCGAACGTGCCCATCAGCTGGACAAACGAGAAGCATGTGCAGTTCTTGAACACCATGGAGGCTTCCTTCGTGTGCTCCATGTTTGAAAGCAAGGGCCGCCTTGCTCGCTATCGTCTCAATCGTTTCGTGCCGGACACCTCCGACTCAACCCTAGATCGGATCAAAACCCCCCGGACAACCAAGAAATCTG GTCCGGTACGAGGAATGGACGGCGGAGCTGTCAGAAGAACAAGGAGATTGCGGTCGCAACCGTTCATTTCTTCGCATCTGGATCAG GTAGTTCCGGAGTTCGAGATCTCAATAGTTGGGGATATGGTACCGGTACTGCGAGAGATCTTCGATAATAAAAATGAGAAAGTTGCTGCGGAGCCAAATTTATCAAATCAAAATGTATCAGTGCTGAGCTGA
- the LOC126802562 gene encoding uncharacterized protein LOC126802562: protein MTHQLSTYKNLILHLSLSLSLTLLLTFLKLPILFLHSLHTYIHPDHINPSSSSSTAAIRRPGSDPISHPELRKRPKPKSKAKNNNPTTFDENNAQIFRLKLDEAHLQTRIFFRDYTNAFTFSSVAAACLALQIYLGGGGGSSGDKFLAGGVFVPVLLSFAGVSKLVAALAKVSAEKSASRRSEKQLSFAFGVVGFVLGSVVCFRYGTSALDFNFATVDSNGRLFVAILMGCFAGFLFMPAAKNARAFWLGTDQVRSDLGMISCEWFGRLVLYVNYVMSVFTVLLWINPFCEMLVNKNNGKVRNVDGLIGNIGFSASEFGTFRVWCLLISGFLQLVALRPNLQMYLNEALLCWYQRLHAGKVPDLEFSRAKVFLHNHYLCLVVLQFLAPPVLLLLFLGLSRVEGISSDDYRYACSVLPCSAFVREVGVFLAWWILFVWAVYTSATIFLFRRCFLYMS, encoded by the coding sequence ATGACACACCAATTATCGACCTACAAGAATCTCATACTCCACCTCtcactctccctctccctcactcTCCTCCTCACCTTCCTCAAACTCCCCATCCTCTTCCTCCACAGCCTCCACACCTACATCCACCCCGACCACATcaacccctcctcctcctcctccaccgccGCCATCCGCCGACCCGGCTCCGATCCCATCTCCCACCCGGAGCTCCGAAAGCGACCCAAGCCCAAATCCAAGGCCAAAAACAACAACCCAACAACCTTCGATGAAAACAACGCCCAGATCTTCCGCCTCAAGCTCGACGAGGCCCACCTCCAGACCCGCATCTTCTTCCGGGACTACACCAACGCCTTTACCTTCTCCTCCGTCGCCGCCGCCTGCCTCGCCCTGCAAATCTAcctcggcggcggcggcggctccTCCGGTGATAAATTCCTCGCCGGCGGCGTCTTCGTTCCGGTTCTCTTGAGCTTCGCCGGAGTTTCGAAGCTCGTGGCGGCTCTGGCGAAGGTCTCGGCGGAGAAATCGGCGTCCAGGAGGTCGGAGAAGCAGCTGAGCTTTGCTTTCGGGGTCGTCGGGTTTGTACTGGGGAGCGTGGTGTGCTTTCGGTACGGCACATCGGCTTTGGATTTTAATTTCGCAACTGTTGATTCGAATGGGAGGCTTTTCGTTGCGATTTTGATGGGGTGCTTTGCCGGATTCTTGTTCATGCCGGCGGCGAAGAACGCGAGGGCGTTTTGGTTAGGGACTGATCAAGTAAGGTCCGATTTGGGTATGATTTCGTGCGAGTGGTTTGGGAGATTGGTGCTTTATGTGAACTATGTAATGTCTGTGTTTACGGTTTTGCTGTGGATCAATCCCTTTTGTGAAATGCTTGTCAATAAGAATAATGGGAAGGTTCGAAATGTGGATGGTTTGATTGGGAACATCGGGTTTTCGGCTTCGGAATTTGGTACATTTCGGGTTTGGTGCTTGCTGATTTCGGGGTTTCTGCAGCTGGTTGCGTTGAGGCCGAATTTGCAAATGTATTTGAACGAGGCATTGTTGTGTTGGTACCAGAGATTGCATGCTGGGAAGGTTCCTGACTTGGAGTTCAGTCGGGCGAAGGTGTTTTTGCACAATCATTACTTGTGCCTGGTGGTTCTGCAGTTCCTTGCGCCGCCGGTTTTGTTGCTTCTGTTTCTTGGGCTGTCTAGGGTGGAGGGCATCTCTTCGGATGATTACAGATATGCTTGTAGTGTGCTGCCTTGTTCTGCGTTTGTGAGAGAAGTAGGGGTGTTTTTGGCTTGGTGGATTCTGTTTGTTTGGGCTGTGTATACTTCAGCTACCATTTTTCTGTTTCGGAGATGTTTTTTGTACATGTCTTGA